The genomic stretch CCCGGCTTGGCTTCGGTCTTGCCGTAGAGGTGCAGCTTGATCTGCGGGTCACCCAGGGCGGCTGCCCAGTCGGGCTCGCCGGTCGCCCACAGATCGCCAAGCAGGTTGACCATGGCCGCCGGCCGCAGCAGTTCGGTACTGCCAAGGGGCAGACCGCACACGGCGCGCACCTGCTGCTCGAACTGGCTGGTGACGCTGGCATCGAAGCTGAAATGCCCGGAGTTGTGGGGCCGCGGCGCCAGCTCGTTGACCATGAGCTCGCCATCGGCCCGCAGGAAGAACTCCACGCACAGCACGCCCACCACGTCCAGCGCCTCGAGAATGCCGCGGGCAACATCCACGGCGCGCTCGCGCACCGAGGCTGGCAGGGGCGCCTCCGGAACGGACACATCGAGAATGTGGTTGTGGTGGTCGTTGGTCACCACGCCCCAGTGGGCGAAACTGCCGTCGATCCCCCGGGCGGCGACCACGGAGACCTCGCACTGGAAATCCACCAGCGTCTCCAGCACCGCCGGACCACTGCCGATGGACTCCCAGGCGGCATCCACTTCAGCCGCATCGCGGATTACCGCCTGGCCCTTGCCGTCGTAGCCGAAACCGGCGGTCTTGAGCACGGCGGGCAGGCCGAGCGCGGCGATGGCGCCATCCAGTGCCTCGCGGGAATCCACATCCCGGAACGGCGTCACGGGAAAGCCGTGGTCGTTGAGAAAACCCTTCTCGCGACTGCGGTTCTGGCACACGTGCAGCACCTGCCCGGCCGGCCGCACCGGCGCGTGACGCTCGGCGCAGTCGGTGGTCGCTGCCGGCACGTTCTCGAACTCGAAGGTGAGGACGTCCACACCGCGGGCGAAATCGGCCACGGCGTCCAGGTCGTCATAGTCGGCGGTGACTTCCCGATCGGCCAGGTGGCCGGTCGGGGTATCGGCCCCGGGTGACAGGGTATGCACCCGGTAGCCCAGCCGCCGGGCCGCCGAGGCGGTCATCCGCCCGAGCTGGCCGCTGCCGAGAATGCCGATGGTCGCCCCGGGAAGAATGGCCTGGCTCACGGCAGGGTATCCTCCATCACTTTCTGCGCCTGGGCGCGGCGAAAGGCGTGCAGCTTCTCCCGCAGCTCCGGCCGGCCGTTGGCGAGAATCGACACGGCCAGCAGCGCGGCGTTCTTCGCCCCCGCGGTGCCGATGGCCAGGGTGGCCACGGGCACGCCGCCGGGCATCTGCACGATGGAGTACAGGGAGTCGATCCCCTTCATGGTGCGGCTCTCCACCGGCACCCCAAGCACCGGCAGGGTGGTCTGGGCGGCGACCATGCCGGGC from Aquisalimonas asiatica encodes the following:
- a CDS encoding 5-(carboxyamino)imidazole ribonucleotide synthase, which codes for MSQAILPGATIGILGSGQLGRMTASAARRLGYRVHTLSPGADTPTGHLADREVTADYDDLDAVADFARGVDVLTFEFENVPAATTDCAERHAPVRPAGQVLHVCQNRSREKGFLNDHGFPVTPFRDVDSREALDGAIAALGLPAVLKTAGFGYDGKGQAVIRDAAEVDAAWESIGSGPAVLETLVDFQCEVSVVAARGIDGSFAHWGVVTNDHHNHILDVSVPEAPLPASVRERAVDVARGILEALDVVGVLCVEFFLRADGELMVNELAPRPHNSGHFSFDASVTSQFEQQVRAVCGLPLGSTELLRPAAMVNLLGDLWATGEPDWAAALGDPQIKLHLYGKTEAKPGRKMGHMVAFGNDHDDARQRALAARAALTR
- the purE gene encoding 5-(carboxyamino)imidazole ribonucleotide mutase, which codes for MSEQPLVGVIMGSKSDWDTMAHADETLTEFGVAHECRIVSAHRTPEWMAQYAVEAEGRGLEVIIAGAGGAAHLPGMVAAQTTLPVLGVPVESRTMKGIDSLYSIVQMPGGVPVATLAIGTAGAKNAALLAVSILANGRPELREKLHAFRRAQAQKVMEDTLP